From the genome of Nitrospira sp. CR1.1:
AGATTCTTATCGAGCGTCTGGATTTGCGCTTGGACGTGCGTCAGTTCGCGCGTCGTGTCATCCAGACGCCGCTCATGGTCGTCCTCGCGAGATACGAATTTGCCGCCGGCGTTTTCCAGCGCCTTGGCCACCGAGGCGACACTCCGATTGACCTCATTGAAGTGGTCCGCGGTGACTTTATTATCGGCATCGATTTTCCCGGCCAGCACATCGGTCCGTTTGCTCAACGTGGTCGTATCCTGCTCCAGGGTCGCGGCCAAATGCTTGACCGTCTGGTCCTGTTGCACGACGCGTTCACCCAGGCTGCCCAGCGCTTGCTTGAAGTCCACCAGCGCCTGATTGAACCTGGTGACCTGATCAGCCAGAACTTTGTTTTGCGAGTCGAGCTGGGCAATATTCTGCGACCGAGTTTCCAACCCATGCAGCAATTTCTGCTGTTCGTCCAAGCGCGAATCGACTTTTTGCGCGAGGCCCGTCGTGGTTTTCTGCATCGCGTCCAGGACGTTCTTCTGAATGGCCTCGATGTGACTGTTGATTTGATCCAAACGCGCCGTGACCGTTGAAAGCTCCGCCCGGCTGCGGTCCCGTTCCCCCTTGAGCATGGCGTCTTGATCGACCAGCTGTTTTTCCACCCAGCCCAGGCGCTTCCCTTCCTCGGTCGACCGCTTTTCCGCTTCTCCGATACGACGCTCAAATTTCCCTTCCTGGGAGGCCAGCTTGGCCAGCAAATCATCCTGCCGCGCATCTAAGCTCTGCGCGCGGTGGAGGGCCTTATCGACGTCGCCGCGCAGGGACGGAATGTCCTGCTCGCGCAGCGAAACGATTTCCTGATTTTGGCGAGCCCTGTTCTGGGCATGCTCCTCCGTCTGTTGCTTGATACGACGTTGAAGCTCCCGTTCGGTCTGTTTGAGGTCAGCCTGCTGCGCCACACATCCCGACAACAACGCGCAGCCGGTCACGACCAACGCACACATGCCGAGCCGCGCCGGCTCAGCATAGCGACCAATCGCCGCACGGTTTGCCTTCGACGGTTGATCAGTCATCTTCTTTCGATAAGGCCGTTCACTGTTCATGACAGGTCTCCTTGACCGGCGTCTGTTCCGGAGAATCATGTCACATCATCCATGATTGGAACAGTTATTTCGAGCGGACCACCACATGCCCGCGACGATTCTGTTGATAGCAGCTTTCATTGCGCTCGTTGCAGAACGGCCGTTCTTTTCCATAGGACACCACCGACAACCGGTTAGCGCCGATGCCGAGTTCGACCAGATAGTTCCGCACAGCCTTGGCTCGCTTTTCGCCCAATACGAGATTATAGGCCAGCGTGCCGCGTTCGTCACAATGACCTTCAATCTTGACCAACGCCCCGGCATTCGCCTTGATCCATTGAGCGTCCTGCGTCAACGATTGCCGGCCATCTTCCGTAATCGTCCAGCTGTCGTAGCCGAAAAACACATCGCGCAATCCGGCTTCCACCGATGCCGCCTGCTCCTTCGCCTGCTCCCGGCGAATTTCCTCGATCTGGCGCGCCGTGCTTTCCGACGGTTCGACCTTGGCCAACATCGTTCCGCCGCCGCCGAGCCGTTCCTCGGACGGGGCCTTGCCGCCCGACACGGAATCGAATCCGCGCAGGCCGCCGGTCTCAGGGTCTTCCGGCTTGGTGGAGAGAGACAAGTCCGGGAACGTGGCGCTGGGAGCATCCAGGTTCGGGCTTGCTCCCATTGACCCCGTCGAGCCCATCGCGCTTGGAGCAGGCCCGCCCGACTTCGCCATCCCGCGCTCCGAGGACTGGGCATCGCCGCCGGATTGAATCGATTTCTTGGAACACCCTCCCTGAATGACCAACAGCATCCCGACTACCATGGTCAGGCCCATTGTCGCTACCCGTATCCTCATATCGTCACTCCTCATCGCTGGTGAATGGTTAGTATGTCCGTAGATCCTGTCAATCGCGTGTTCAATCCTAAAGTGCCGGAGACCAGGACGGCGAACTATTGTGTGTGCCGCCGAATGTAATGCGTTCCAGATTTTTTCCGTCCGTATCTACCATGTAAATGTGGCTCTTGCCGTCAACGGTCGAGCTGAAGGTCAGGTGCCGGCCGTCAGGAGACCAGGACGGCGAGTCGTCGATCCCGGGGCCTGTCGTGACCTGCACCCGTTTTTGACCGTCAGGCGACACGATGCACAACTTGTATAACCGCTGGGCCGTTCGACAGACATACGCGAGCCAGTTTCCTCGCGGCGACCACGCCGGAGCGGCATTGTAATCCCCTTCATAGGTCAGACGGCGCACGTTGGAACCGTCAGCGCTCATGACGAACACCTGCGGGGCTCCGCCACGATCAGACGTGAACGCAATTTCCCGTCCGGTGGGAGACCAGGTTGGTGACAAATCGCCTCCCTGATTGACCGTCAGACGCTGGGGGGCCTTGGTTCTCGTATCGAGCTTATAGATTTCCGAATTGCCGTCCTGACTGCTGGCAAATGCCAGATAGTTCCCGTCCGGCGACAAGGCCGGGGTGATGTTCAGCCCCGCCATGGACACCAGCGTCCAGCGTTTGCCCGTCGCAAGCTCCAGGATATCAATGTCCTGGGTATTCCGGCTCCGATAGGCCGTAAACACAATAAACCGGCGATCGGGCGACCACCTCGGCATGAGGTTCAGAAAACCGTCCGCCGTGATCTGTTTGGGCTCGTGACCATCGTAGTCCATCACAAATAATTCGCGGGCATTCCCGTGCTCTGCGACATAGACGATCTTGGTTCTGGCGATCCCCGGTTCTCCGGTATAACGAAAGACCAGCTCATCGGCAAACCGATGCGCCATCAACCGGACCACCGACGTGGACCCGACGTAACGCTTGCCTCCGACGACTTCATCGCTGCCGCTGTCATACACAAAGCCGTCCATCAGCAACTCACTGTCTTTGCTGCCGTTCTTCTGCCCGGATTTCCCCCATACCAGTACTGACACCCCATTCTCGGCAGCTTGTTTGAACACCGCCTTATCCGTCGTCGTCACCTCGCGTGTTTTGACGCCGATTCCAGGCAAATCCACGAGTGAAAACACCAGGGATCGTTGCAGGTCGGCCTTCAACACTTCTTCGAGCCGGCCGCCGAGCCATTCCGGACCGCCGCCGTTCTGAAACCCGAACACCCCGATGGGAATTTTTTGAAAATCCGGCCGGGTCGCTTCAAGAAAGACATCAGTGGCGCGGGAGTCCAGAATTCCGAACAAGCCGGCTCCAACCATGACGCAAAGGGCAATCATAAGACCGATGATCACACGATTCATCCTGCAGCCTCGCCTACGGCAAAAGTGAAGTGGGCATCGAAATACGATTCTGTCAGATCAGGCGGAAAGGGCGGCAACGGAATCGCGCTTTGCACGGCGCGCTGCGCAGCCATGTCGTAGTAGTCATTGCCGGAAGACTGTTCGATGATCACGCTTCCAACCCGACCATCTCGCTCCAACCGAAATCGCACGGTCACCGTCAGCGCCTTGCCTGAAATATCAACCGGCGGCGCCGTCCAAAATGCGCTGATCCGCGCCTGAACCCGGGCCAAGTACGGATTGGATCCGGACACTCCCGGCATCCGCAGCATGGGAACGGGCTTGGTTCGGGGAATACTCGCCGTGACCGGTGGCGCCGCCGCAGGAGGCTGTGGCTCGCGGAACATCGGCTTGACCTCTCGCACCGGCTCGGACGCTTTGACAGGCGGAGGCGCCTGAAGTTTCTTCAGATCCTGGAGCTCGCGGTCGAGATCACTGGTCATTTCCTCGGACAGTGATGCGCGCTTCGGGGGCGCGACATTCGGTTTCGGGGGCTCTTGTGGGGGCGCAACCTGAGGAGCGGCCATGTCAGGCACATTGAGCTTCTTTAACATGGCATCCAGATCTGATCGTTCAGGCGCGCCCAATTTCGGCTGGGCGGTTTTTTTGACCTCGGCCGGCTTCATGGGCGCGAGGTCCCCATACTTGGGCGCGTCCGTCGGCAATTCCACATCCTTCATCACATCTCGAAGCACATCCGCCCTCTTGGTGACGGGAGCGGAAGAGGGCGATTTGGCTGCCTGTGGTATCGGTTGCGGCGCCGCCAACACGGGAGCCTGCAATCGGGGTGCAGGCACCGGAGCAGGAGCTGGTGGAGAAGCCTTGGCAACCGGAGCCGCCTGAACCGGCATGGGAGTCGGAGCCGGCGGGGGAGGCGGAGTCTGCACAGGTTTGGGGGGCACGGGAATCGGAGCGGACTGCACCGGCTTCGGCGCCGGTCTCGGTACGGGCTTTTCAACCTTCTCGACCTTGGGCTCAGGCTTCGCCTCCATCGGCGGAAGGGTCACCAGGGAGACTTCCACAGCCGACAAAGGGCGTTCTGTTTTCTTCAAGAACTTGGCGCCCATAATGATGGAGAGGAGACACAGGTGCAGCAGTAGGGACACGACCACCGTCTTGCGTAGACGGTCACCTCCGGCATCACCCATATCTCCGATCAGGGACAGCGCGGTATGTCTTGGCAGGGTTTGGAACGTCATGACTTGCGATACGACTGTGAGGCGCGCGAGTCGCGGCGCCGCTACTTCTTGCGTGGCTGCGAGGGAGTCGCGACCGAGTCACTCACCCGCTCGGCCCCCGTGGGCTCCGTCACCATACCAAGCTTTTCAATGCCGGCTTTTTTGACACTATCCATCACTTGCACCACGATCCCGTACGGCACATCTCGATCCGCCCGCAGATACAGCGAAACATCCGGACTCTGATCCTTGAGCGCCCGAAGCTTTCGCTCCAACTGCACCACACTGACCGGGTCCTTATCCAAATACAATCGTTGATCGCGCTCAATGGACAAAACCGCTCTCGCTTCAGGCTTAATCGTATTGCTCGCCGATTTGGGGAGATTGATGTCCATCCCGCGATACAACATCGGCGCCGTCACCATGAAAATGACGAGCAACACCAACACCACATCCACCAGCGGAATCACGTTGATCTCGGCCATGAACCGGCGGTGGCGGGTTTCCGACGTCATTACTGAACTCCGGCCTGGGGCTGCTTCAAGCGAGTCTGCAACGAACGCGTGGCTTCAACGGTAAATGACTCAATTCGAAACACCGTCTTCCGAATACGGGTCAGGTAATAGTTGTAGAAGATCACCGCAGGGATGGCGGTGAACAAGCCGGCGGCCGTCGCCACCAAGGCTTCGGACACGCCCGGGGCCACGGCCGCAATGCTGGCCGTTCCCTGCATGCCGATCTCGCGGAAGGAATCAATGATGCCCAACACCGTGCCGAGCAGGCCGATGAAGGGCGTAATATTTCCCGTGGTCGCCAGCACCGGTAGGTAAGACTCCAATTGGGAGACTTGATTCTGCACGAGGTACGAGACGGTTTTATCCATGTACTGGTGATCGAAAGCCGGCCCCGACTCCTTCGATCCAGCCCCTGCGTGGGACGCGCTCAGTAGGCCGTCCCCCGAGGTCGACACCACACGATCCATGATGCCCTGAAACACGCGCGCACTCGGGCTACCCTCCGCGCGTTGGGACTGCCGATACAATTCATCCAGATCGCGGATCTTCGTAAACGCATTAAAAAACCGCTGGTCTTCACGATCAGCCGCCTTGAAGGTCCGCCATTTATACAAAATCACGCCCCAGGAAAGAATCGAGGCGACCAAGAGGAGCAGGAGCACGATTTTCGACACCGCTCCTAGCGAGCCCAGCAACCCCATCACGCCTGATTGGAACATGAGCCTAGACCTTTCCCTTCACATGGCGTCGCATGAAAACGGTAGCATGGATTGTACCAAAAGCTGGGGGAATGGCGGGGCCGACGGGATTTGAACCCGCGACTTCCAGATTGACAATCTGGCGTCCTAACCAGGCTGAACGACGGCCCCACGCAACCCAAGATGGCGGAAGAAGAATTCAGATCTTCAGAATCAAACTGTCTAAATACTGTAGCGCGTACTCTTGTACATCACTACTAATGGATAAGGCAATGCCCAGCACGCAATTTCCTGTATTTCTTATTGGTAGGCGGAACAGGGATCGAACCTGTGACCTCTGCCTTGTAAGGGCAGCGCTCTCCCAATTGAGCTATCCGCCCGTTTTTTCTCGCTCCCGGCAGATTTTTGGGATGCTATCAACTCCACCTTGCAGTGTCAACCAAGACATGCATTATTCTTGCACGATTTTTGTCCTGCGCAAGTGAATGTCCTCTGACGGACACTGATCGCCCCATCGCCCGTTCAACGACGGGGTTTGTTGCGCGGAAAACACGCCGTGTGGACTTTTTTCAACTGTGCCGCATCGACATGGGTATAAATTTGCGTGGTCGCAATGTCGGCATGCCCCAACATCGCCTGCACAGAGCGCAAGTCGGCCCCCCTCTGCAAAAGATGCGTGGCAAACGAATGGCGCAGCATGTGCGGTGATGGCAGGCGCGCAATTCCCGCCCGCTGAGCCCGCGCGCGCAAGAGTTTCCAAAATGCCTGCCGGGTCAAGGGCGTGCCGCGGCGGGTGACGAACACAAATCGTGACGATCGTTGCTTCAACAGCATCGGCCTCGCACCCAACACATAGGCCTGCACCTCCGCCACCGCCGGCCGTCCGATCGGTACCACCCGCTGCTTGTCGCCTTTTCCCGTAATGCCAACATACCCTACCTCAAGATTGCACTGATCCATCCGCAAGGCAATCAACTCCGACACACGCAGCCCCGCAGCATAGAGCACTTCCACCATTGCGCGATCACGGTGATCTTCGGGCGCCAGGCGATGCGGGAGATCCAGAAGCCTGGTCACCTCTTCCAGGCTCAATGTTTTTGGCAAGCGTCGCACCCGCGACGTGCTCCGTAGACTGACCGTCGGATTCGCGCTGACAATGCCTTCCTGCTTTAGAAAACGGAAAAAGCCGCGCACCGCCGCCAATGCCCGCGCGCGCGAGGAAGCGGCAAGTCCGCCGCGATGCAACTGTTCGAGAAACGCCGCGAGCAACGGAGGAGACACATGGCAAGGATCATCGACATGCTGATCGCGAAGATAGCGCTGAAAGACTTTCACATCCCGTTGGTAGGCCGACAAGGTATGTCGTGAGAGTCCGCGCACAATCCGCACATCGTCACAATAACGCGCGACGAGCGGCTCCAACGGAAGCGATTCCGACTCCTGCGGAGCGCGGCCTGCCACATCACGGTCCTTCAAGGACGCCCTCATGAGGGATGGCTCGGAGCATGCTTGATCGACTATAGCCAAGCCTCGATCTGAACACAACGCCATCACCCCGACTTACCTTGACACCCCAGCACCTGTTTCCTATAGTAGCCACCATTGCGGCGAGAGCGTTCGCCATGCACAGGAGTCAATGGTTCCTCGATCCGTATCCCGCGCCCCGCATCTCCGCGCGTGCAGCGTCGCCCTCGCGGTGGCGCTCCTCGTAGGCTTTGCCGCGCTCGGCGACGCAGCCCCTGCGCCCAAGACTCCGTCCGCACCCCGTTCGAACCAGGCGAAACCGCCCGCAAACACCGGCCAATCCTCCTTAGATCAGGCCAAACGGCTGATCGACGCGGAACAGCCGGAAGCTGCAGCCGTCATGCTGCGACGGTTCATCGAAGGCGGCCCCGCGCCGGATCTCCTCGACGACGCCTATCTCCTGATGGCCGCCGCCATGTACGGCATGAAGGAGCATGCGGAAACCATCCGCTACGTCAATCAGCTGCTCGGGGAGTTTCCGAACTCAGACCTAGTTGACCGGGCAAAGCTCCTGCTCGCCAGGTCCCACGCCAGGGCCGGCAATCTGGATCTCGCGCTGCCTCTGCTTTCCGAAGTGCGCAGCCTGTCCGCCGATCCCACCATCAAGCGCGACGCCCTGCGGCTGACAGGAGAGTTTCAAGCACAGAAAAAGGATTTTCTCCGGGCCATTCAAGCCTGGCTTGATGAGCTACCGCTGGATGTTGGCGACCAGGCACACGAAACCGAGATGCAGATTCGAGAACTGGTCAACGACAAACTCGACGGGCCGTCGCTGATGCGCGTCCGTGATGCCTACCCGAAGACATTCCCCGGCGACTTGGCCTCCATCAAGCTCATCGACCTCCATACCGCTGCCGGAGAGGACCATTTAGTCGAGCGGGACTTGCGCCTCTTTTTGAGCCGCTTCCCCAACCATCCCTACGCCGCGAAAGCCGCCGAGCTCCAGAGCGTGGTGCGAACCAAATTCAAATCGCACCCCTACGCCATTGCCGCCATTTTTCCCATGTCCGGCAAACTCGCCCCTTTCGGCACAGAAGTGTTGAACGGGATCCAACTCGCGCTGGAGCGACCGAAAGACGGAGGCGAAAGCCCGTCGATCGGCCTCATCGTCAAAGATACGGAATCCGACCGCTCGACATTCCTCGACGAACTCTCCTCGGTCTTATCCGATGACCGGCCGCTTGCCGTCATCGGGCCGTTGCTGTCGAAAAACCTGCCGGTCATGGCCGAGCTGGCCGAACGCACCCACATCCCGTTGATCACCCCCAGTGCGACCATCCCGAACTTGCGTCGCTTCGGCAACTATGTCTTCAGTACGGCGCTGACCTACGGGCATCAAGCCAAACGGATGGCGGAGTATGCCGTCAAAGAGCAACAGTTCAAACGGTTCGCCATTCTCTATCCCGATACCCCGTACGGCCGCGACCTGGCGCGCCTCTTCGCGCAAGAAATCCGGCAACAGGATGGAGAACTGATCGTCAGCGAACCCTACAAGGAAGGTGACACCGACTTCCGGGCCGTGATCGGCAAGCTCAAAGCCGAAGATCTGAAGCGGTATGGCGTCGAGGTGCAAGTCGACAACGATCCGGCCAAAACCGGAATCAGGCGGGGAGGCAAAAAAGGCAAACGCCTACTCTATTCGCCAGGATTCGACGCTGTGTTTATCCCCGGACGTTCATTGGATGTGGGCCTGTTGGCGGCCCAACTGGCCTTTTACGACATCGCCGTTCCGCTGCTCGGCGCCAATGGATGGAACACCCCGGATTTCGCGCGCGTGGCCGATCGTAGCGTTGAAGGCAGCGTGTTTGCGGACGGATTCTTCTCCGACAGCACCAGCCCGGTCGTGCAGGAATTCGTGGAACGGTATCGCAAACGATTCCAAGCCACGCCGTCGCTCTTCGCCGCCCAAGGATATGACGCCGCACGACTGGCGGTGGAAGCGATCCGGCGAGGCGCCACGAGCGGAGAAGCGGTCCGTGACTATTTGATGATGCAGCATGACCTGCCGACCTTGAGCGGCCCCAGCGGGTTTAGCCCCGACGGCACCCTCAATCGCCACGTCTTCCTCATTCAAGTCAAACAAGGCAAGTTCGTCCCCCTGGAGTAGCCCGCCGGTCAGGGACAACAACACATCGGTTCGGAACATGGGAGTGATGGCATGACGACGGCTCGTAAGCGAGTACTCAGCGGGATGCAGCCAAGCGGGTTGCTCCATCTCGGCAACTGGTTGGGGGCGCTGGAAAACTGGAACGCGTTGCAAGCACAGTACGATTGTTACTTCTTCGTGGCGGACTGGCACGCCCTGTCGTCCAATTATGCCGATACCAGCCGGCTGCGCGACTATGTGCGGGAATTACTCATTGACTGGCTGGCAGCCGGTATTGACCCCAAGCGGGCCACCGTATTCGTGCAGTCCCAGGTCCCGGACCACGCCATCCTCCACCTGCTGTTCTCCATGATCATTCCGGTGTCCTGGCTGGAACGGAATCCGACCTACAAGGAGAAGCAGGAAGAGATCAAGGAGCGTGACCTCAGCACCTATGGGTTTCTCGGATATCCGGTCCTCCAGGCGGCCGACATCCTCCTCTACAAGCCTGATTTCGTGCCAGTCGGCAAAGATCAATTACCCCATCTGGAACTGACGCGCGAACTGGCGCGCCGCTTTAACAGTCTCTACGGCTCCGTCTTCCCAGAGCCTCAGGAACACCTCACGAAGTTCCCGAAAGTGCTGGGCACCGACGGGCGAAAAATGAGCAAGAGCTACGGCAACGCGATCAACCTGTCCGATACGGAAACCGTCGTCCGCCAGAAGCTCAAGACCATGATCACCGACCCCGCCCGCGTCC
Proteins encoded in this window:
- the ybgF gene encoding tol-pal system protein YbgF, whose translation is MILRNRRRSRRPVMNSERPYRKKMTDQPSKANRAAIGRYAEPARLGMCALVVTGCALLSGCVAQQADLKQTERELQRRIKQQTEEHAQNRARQNQEIVSLREQDIPSLRGDVDKALHRAQSLDARQDDLLAKLASQEGKFERRIGEAEKRSTEEGKRLGWVEKQLVDQDAMLKGERDRSRAELSTVTARLDQINSHIEAIQKNVLDAMQKTTTGLAQKVDSRLDEQQKLLHGLETRSQNIAQLDSQNKVLADQVTRFNQALVDFKQALGSLGERVVQQDQTVKHLAATLEQDTTTLSKRTDVLAGKIDADNKVTADHFNEVNRSVASVAKALENAGGKFVSREDDHERRLDDTTRELTHVQAQIQTLDKNLENQHAFLKQVEQHLSALRASASQRTEPAPAIAEATPLPQAAPAPGPSLSPAPDFASAAASTPRAENRSAALMADRESYERTLTRFKDGDLEGARQGFAEFLVQHPHSDLAPNARFWLGESFYGKKDYSRAIDAYDQVQLNHPASEKVPAALLKKGYAYLALKDRKKAASALKQVIDLYPRSPEANKAMDKLNQLKELH
- a CDS encoding OmpA family protein, whose translation is MRSDDMRIRVATMGLTMVVGMLLVIQGGCSKKSIQSGGDAQSSERGMAKSGGPAPSAMGSTGSMGASPNLDAPSATFPDLSLSTKPEDPETGGLRGFDSVSGGKAPSEERLGGGGTMLAKVEPSESTARQIEEIRREQAKEQAASVEAGLRDVFFGYDSWTITEDGRQSLTQDAQWIKANAGALVKIEGHCDERGTLAYNLVLGEKRAKAVRNYLVELGIGANRLSVVSYGKERPFCNERNESCYQQNRRGHVVVRSK
- the tolB gene encoding Tol-Pal system beta propeller repeat protein TolB — encoded protein: MNRVIIGLMIALCVMVGAGLFGILDSRATDVFLEATRPDFQKIPIGVFGFQNGGGPEWLGGRLEEVLKADLQRSLVFSLVDLPGIGVKTREVTTTDKAVFKQAAENGVSVLVWGKSGQKNGSKDSELLMDGFVYDSGSDEVVGGKRYVGSTSVVRLMAHRFADELVFRYTGEPGIARTKIVYVAEHGNARELFVMDYDGHEPKQITADGFLNLMPRWSPDRRFIVFTAYRSRNTQDIDILELATGKRWTLVSMAGLNITPALSPDGNYLAFASSQDGNSEIYKLDTRTKAPQRLTVNQGGDLSPTWSPTGREIAFTSDRGGAPQVFVMSADGSNVRRLTYEGDYNAAPAWSPRGNWLAYVCRTAQRLYKLCIVSPDGQKRVQVTTGPGIDDSPSWSPDGRHLTFSSTVDGKSHIYMVDTDGKNLERITFGGTHNSSPSWSPAL
- a CDS encoding TonB family protein, yielding MGDAGGDRLRKTVVVSLLLHLCLLSIIMGAKFLKKTERPLSAVEVSLVTLPPMEAKPEPKVEKVEKPVPRPAPKPVQSAPIPVPPKPVQTPPPPPAPTPMPVQAAPVAKASPPAPAPVPAPRLQAPVLAAPQPIPQAAKSPSSAPVTKRADVLRDVMKDVELPTDAPKYGDLAPMKPAEVKKTAQPKLGAPERSDLDAMLKKLNVPDMAAPQVAPPQEPPKPNVAPPKRASLSEEMTSDLDRELQDLKKLQAPPPVKASEPVREVKPMFREPQPPAAAPPVTASIPRTKPVPMLRMPGVSGSNPYLARVQARISAFWTAPPVDISGKALTVTVRFRLERDGRVGSVIIEQSSGNDYYDMAAQRAVQSAIPLPPFPPDLTESYFDAHFTFAVGEAAG
- a CDS encoding protein TolR, which codes for MTSETRHRRFMAEINVIPLVDVVLVLLVIFMVTAPMLYRGMDINLPKSASNTIKPEARAVLSIERDQRLYLDKDPVSVVQLERKLRALKDQSPDVSLYLRADRDVPYGIVVQVMDSVKKAGIEKLGMVTEPTGAERVSDSVATPSQPRKK
- the xerD gene encoding site-specific tyrosine recombinase XerD; translation: MMALCSDRGLAIVDQACSEPSLMRASLKDRDVAGRAPQESESLPLEPLVARYCDDVRIVRGLSRHTLSAYQRDVKVFQRYLRDQHVDDPCHVSPPLLAAFLEQLHRGGLAASSRARALAAVRGFFRFLKQEGIVSANPTVSLRSTSRVRRLPKTLSLEEVTRLLDLPHRLAPEDHRDRAMVEVLYAAGLRVSELIALRMDQCNLEVGYVGITGKGDKQRVVPIGRPAVAEVQAYVLGARPMLLKQRSSRFVFVTRRGTPLTRQAFWKLLRARAQRAGIARLPSPHMLRHSFATHLLQRGADLRSVQAMLGHADIATTQIYTHVDAAQLKKVHTACFPRNKPRR
- a CDS encoding ABC transporter substrate-binding protein, whose product is MVPRSVSRAPHLRACSVALAVALLVGFAALGDAAPAPKTPSAPRSNQAKPPANTGQSSLDQAKRLIDAEQPEAAAVMLRRFIEGGPAPDLLDDAYLLMAAAMYGMKEHAETIRYVNQLLGEFPNSDLVDRAKLLLARSHARAGNLDLALPLLSEVRSLSADPTIKRDALRLTGEFQAQKKDFLRAIQAWLDELPLDVGDQAHETEMQIRELVNDKLDGPSLMRVRDAYPKTFPGDLASIKLIDLHTAAGEDHLVERDLRLFLSRFPNHPYAAKAAELQSVVRTKFKSHPYAIAAIFPMSGKLAPFGTEVLNGIQLALERPKDGGESPSIGLIVKDTESDRSTFLDELSSVLSDDRPLAVIGPLLSKNLPVMAELAERTHIPLITPSATIPNLRRFGNYVFSTALTYGHQAKRMAEYAVKEQQFKRFAILYPDTPYGRDLARLFAQEIRQQDGELIVSEPYKEGDTDFRAVIGKLKAEDLKRYGVEVQVDNDPAKTGIRRGGKKGKRLLYSPGFDAVFIPGRSLDVGLLAAQLAFYDIAVPLLGANGWNTPDFARVADRSVEGSVFADGFFSDSTSPVVQEFVERYRKRFQATPSLFAAQGYDAARLAVEAIRRGATSGEAVRDYLMMQHDLPTLSGPSGFSPDGTLNRHVFLIQVKQGKFVPLE
- the trpS gene encoding tryptophan--tRNA ligase, with translation MTTARKRVLSGMQPSGLLHLGNWLGALENWNALQAQYDCYFFVADWHALSSNYADTSRLRDYVRELLIDWLAAGIDPKRATVFVQSQVPDHAILHLLFSMIIPVSWLERNPTYKEKQEEIKERDLSTYGFLGYPVLQAADILLYKPDFVPVGKDQLPHLELTRELARRFNSLYGSVFPEPQEHLTKFPKVLGTDGRKMSKSYGNAINLSDTETVVRQKLKTMITDPARVRRTDPGNPDVCPVYDFHKIFSPLPVIDQVNQDCRKAAIGCIDCKKLVADRVVERLAPMWEARATLTQNPGRLDEIAEDGRRRATAVSSQTMAEVREAMKI